The proteins below come from a single Paramormyrops kingsleyae isolate MSU_618 chromosome 25, PKINGS_0.4, whole genome shotgun sequence genomic window:
- the LOC111853159 gene encoding excitatory amino acid transporter 3-like — protein sequence MFPDNLVQASFQQYKTSRKEDKACQPLANASVTVSVPCDVTRAPTENITKDYETVGVYTNGINVLGLIVFCVVFGLVIRQMGDRGHILVEFFDALNEATMKMVEIIMWYTPVGTMFLITSKVLQVDDWDIFRKLGLYMATVLSGLAIHSMVVLPLLYFAFVRRNPFPFVLGMTQALLTALTVSSSSATLPVTLQCAERNNRIDRRVTRFMLPVGATINMDGTALYEVVAAIFVAQLHDYDLDVGRIVIISIATTAASIGAAGMPSAGLVTMVIVLTAAGLPASDVTLLIAVDWFLDRFCTMINVLGDAIGAGIVQALSKKELEKMDHTSNAGVINPFALDMANNDDCERNMCVSEGFAVESSDAVSFTQTSQF from the exons ATGTTTCCAGACAATCTTGTCCAGGCTTCCTTTCAGCAG TACAAGACAAGCCGCAAAGAGGATAAAGCCTGTCAGCCACTGGCCAATGCCTCCGTCACTGTGAGCGTCCCCTGTGATGTCACCAGAGCACCGACGGAG AATATAACCAAGGACTACGAGACAGTAGGGGTCTACACCAATGGGATCAATGTTCTGGGCCTCATCGTCTTCTGCGTGGTGTTTGGGCTGGTCATCCGGCAGATGGGAGACAGAGGCCACATTCTGGTGGAGTTCTTCGATGCTTTGAATGAAGCCACCATGAAGATGGTCGAGATCATCATGTG gtACACGCCTGTCGGAACAATGTTTCTAATTACGTCCAAGGTCCTGCAGGTGGACGACTGGGACATCTTCCGGAAGTTGGGGCTCTACATGGCAACCGTACTGAGTGG GCTAGCTATCCACTCCATGGTCGTCCTGCCACTACTCTACTTCGCCTTTGTAAGGAGAAACCCCTTCCCGTTCGTCTTGGGCATGACGCAGGCCCTGCTGACTGCCCTCACGGTTTCCTCCAG CTCGGCCACGCTGCCCGTGACCCTCCAATGTGCTGAGAGGAACAACAGGATCGACAGGAGAGTCACTCGCTTCATGCTGCCAGTGGGCGCCACCATCAACATGGACGGCACCGCGCTCTACGAGGTCGTGGCGGCCATATTTGTGGCTCAGCTGCACGACTATGACCTGGATGTGGGGAGGATCGTCATCATCAG CATCGCTACAACAGCGGCTAGTATTGGGGCAGCAGGAATGCCCAGTGCAGGTCTGGTAACCATGGTGATTGTCCTGACAGCAGCTGGTCTACCAGCGAGTGATGTCACTCTTCTTATTGCAGTGGATTGGTTCCT AGATCGATTTTGCACCATGATCAACGTGCTGGGTGatgctattggagctggaatagTCCAAGCCCTATCGaagaaggagctggagaagaTGGACCACACCTCAAACGCGGGTGTGATCAACCCCTTCGCCCTGGATATGGCTAACAATGACGACTGTGAGAGGAACATGTGTGTCAGTGAAGGATTTGCGGTTGAGAGTTCTGACGCTGTGTCATTCACGCAGACCTCTCAGTTTTAG